GTGATGGCAGGAACCCTTGTCATCTGGAGGGGATATAACCCTCGTCTGGAAAGTCTACCCCCTGTCATGAATTCTGCTCCCGTCCTGTCGTCTATGGGATCGGCAAATACGACATCTCCCATGCAGCAACGTACCAAGCCTGCAACAGGCTCTACTGCGTCCTCCATGGCCCTGAAAGACAGCAGTGACACAAAGGATCCGGATAATCATGACGGTCTGGGACCTGAAGATTTCCGAAACCGGATCCAGCTGGTCAATGACCGGCGTTGAAACGCGGTTTTTTTTTACGTAACTTCCTGTGTTTCATGAGGATTTAAGAGGGTTATGAAAAAAGCCGGATTTGGTGTTTCAGCGCTTATATGGGTCTTGGGGCTCTTTGTATGGGTTTTACCTTTGCCCGGTACTTCGCGGTGGATGGATTTTGTCCATGTGTTTCTCTGGATATTATTGGGGCTCAGTTTATATTTATTATACTCCATTACGGAAAAGCAGCCGGAAACTGGGGACGAATCTGATCCAATCACCGGCTATCTGACCCGTTTGAACACAGTGTCGACGGAAGACGAGATTTTTAAAGCCCTCCGGGATGTATTAACTGCTGAATTTCACTACGATAAACTGACGGTATGTCGCAGAATTCCCCATGAACCCAATGTTCTGACAGTTATCTACACAGATGGTCCGGGAGATATGCCCGGTACCGGGGATACCCTGTCTGTCAGAGAAGGATTATGGGCGTATATGTTAAACCGAAAGAATCCTGTTGTTTTGAATCAATACCGGGATAACGCCCCTTTTACCTTCAGGCTTTCTGCCGGAGATTTAAGCCATACCCCGTATCACAGTCTTTTGGGATGGTCCGTTCATTTGGATCACTTTAAATCGGGGATTGTCACCCTGGAAAGTTATAATCCCGATGAATATTCTGAAAAAGACCTTGATACATTTCACCTGATCAGTTTAAATTTCGCGTCTGCGTATCACAGGCTGACAACCCTGGATGCGTTGAAACGCTTTGCCACGGTGGACGGTTTGACAGGCGTTCTGAACCACCGGGCATTTAAAGAAAAGCTCTTTGAAGAAGTATACCGGGCCCGGCGCTATGATCATTCCCTGACCTTGATGATGATGGATTTGGATGATTTCAAGAAAATCAACGATACCCATGGTCATTTGTACGGGGATTATATGCTGAGAATTGTGGCCGATATCATCAAGAACAATATCCGTATGGTGGATATTGTTGCCCGGTATGGAGGCGAAGAATTTACGGTTATCCTGGCCAATGCGGAAAAAGAGGCTGTTATGGGGACCGCCCAGCGGATACGGCAGAAAATTGCCGAATATCCTTTTGAACAGGATAGTGTCCGGGCATCTGTCACCGTGAGCATCGGCATGGCGTCTTTTCCGGAGGATAGTCATGACGGGATTTCTCTGATTCAGGCTGCGGATGATGCCATGTATAAGGCAAAACGGGCCGGGAAAAACCGTGTGGAAATCTATCACAAACCTAATGGAGGCTCTTAATGGCTCGTCCCAGTGGATTCGGTGCAAAAATCGCCAACCGGCAAAAAGAGGGGAAAAAATGTCCCGTCTGCGGTGAAGCGATCTCACACCTGAAAGTGTTCAAATCCGTCAACAGTGATAAAGAAGGCGTCAAGTTCAACCAGAAAATGGTTTCTGTATGTGCTTGCAATAAAAACGAAATCTTCAACTGATTGATGAAAGAAAACCTAAAAAAACCCCTGCTCACAGGGGTTTTTTATATGTGTAAACATTTTGCATAAACACCCCCGCCTTGGTAAATTGTAATCTCATGAAAAAGCTTCTATCATACACATTTCTGTTCGCCGTTTTTCTGTTTTTGTCCGCTTGTTCAAGCCGGAAAGCCCTGATTTCGACGAGTGAAGAAAAACAACGTACCTATCCTACGACGGCCGTTCAGAAATTTGCATACGGTGAGCTATACCGGCAGGCAGGAGATTTTGCCCGGGCTCTGATGGAATATGAAGAAGCGGCATCCATTGACTCTTTGAGTCCTGTCATTTATGCCCGGATCGGGGAAACCTATATGGCATTAAACCGGATGGCCAAAGCCCGGAATGCCTTTTTGGAATCTGTGGAGTTAAACCCGGATCAGCCTGGGCTCTATGATATGATTGCCCTTACCCTTGTCATGGATGGTAAGGCAGCCGAAGCAGAAAAAATATGGCTCAACCTGATAGAAAATTATCCCGGGTATGAAGATGCCTGGTACAATCTTTCGGATTTCTATTTTGAACGGAAGGATACAGCAAAGGGACTTGACATACTCCAGCGTTTATTTAAAAAAGATCCGGATAATACGGATGTGCTGGGGCGGATCGTGGATGTGTTACACCAACTGGGCCGGTATGAATCATCCATCCCCTATCTGGAAAAACTTATTTCACTGGTTCCCGACTATAGCCGTTTTTATCAGAGTCTTTATAAAACCTATATGGAACTGGAACGTACGGAAGAAGCCCGGAAAACCCTTCTCAGATGGCGGGAACAGGTAAATCCTTCACCGCAGGTTGAACTGTTATATGCCGATCAGCTGATTCGGAACGGAGAATGGGATAAGGCCCTGGATGTCCTCTATCAGGGACATGCAGTATGGCCTGGACAATGGGCTTTCCCTCATCTTATGGCGATTGTCTATATTGAGAAAGAAGAGCCGGACAGTGTGAGGAAATATTACAATATAGCCCTGAATGAAGGGACGGCTCTCCCCATTGCCTATCGAAATTATGCTCTCTGGCTAGCTGACCAGGATGATATCCGGACGGCACTGGATGTGATTCTGGAAGGCCGGGACCTGCATCCGGACGATCAGGATCTGATGTATATGGAAGCTCTGCTCCTGGATGAATCGGATGAACCGGTGAAAGCAATTCAGGTCCTGGAAAATCTTCGAACCCTCCAGCCGGACAACGAAAATGTGCTTCAGATGCTTGCTGCACTCTATGACAGGACCGGGCAAAGTTCCCGGGCCGAAGAGCTGTACGAAATCCTCTTGGCCAAAAATGGAGAAAATCCCCTCATTCTCAATAATTACAGCTATCTTCTTGCAGATCATAAAAAGGATCTGTCAAAAGCCTGGAGTATGATCCAAAAAGCACTCTCCCTTGAACCTGAAAACGGGGCTTACCTGGATACGGCAGCCTGGATTTTGTACCGGCTGGGCCGGTATCCCGAAGCACTCAATTATATTAACCGTGCCCTGTCTGTCCTCCCGGATGATTACGAGATGCTCTACCATAAAGCCATGATTTTACTCTCTTTGAATCAGGGAAGAGAAGCAAGTCAACTTCTACAAAAATCCCTGGAAAAAAATCCCGATTATAAACCGGCTCGTGACCAATTGGAGGCCATGAATCATGATTGATGTTTCCCTTGTCATACCGGTCCTGAATGAAGAGGGGACCCTTAAAACCCTGACGGATAAAATTCTTACTGTACTCCGGTCGGAAAATCTTCAGGGTGAAATTTACTTCATCAACGACGGCTCGACGGATCAAACCCCCGAGATACTGGATACCCTGGTAAAAGATATTGAGCAGGTATCCGTGATTCATTTCAGGCGGAATAAAGGGAAAGCCGCTGCATTACAGGCTGGTTTTCGTCAGGTAAAAGGCCGCTACGTGATTACCATGGACGGGGATTTGCAGGATGATCCTGAAGAGATCCCCCGGCTTCTTGCCAAACTGAAAGAGGGCTGGGATATGGTCTCCGGATGGAAAAAGGTCCGCCATGATCCCCTGAGTAAAACACTGCCCAGTAAACTCTTCAATAAAACCACAAGCCTCCTGACCGGTATCCGTATCCATGATTTTAACTGTGGGCTCAAGGCATACCGGAAAGAAGTGGTCCAATCCATCAGCCTTTATGGCGAACTTCACCGTTATATTCCTGTCCTGGCCAAAATGGAAGGCTTCCGGGTGACAGAGATTCCCGTTACACATCATCCCCGGACGTCCGGAAAAAGTAAATATGGTGCAGGACGGATGTTTAAAGGATTTTTTGATTTGATTACCGTCCTTTTTCTTGCCCGCTTTACGTTGAGGCCTATGCACTTTTTCGGGATGTTAGGACTCCTTTCCGTAATAGTGGGTGTGGGTGTTGAAGTGTGGGTCCTTATTTTAAAATATGCCTATCATGAACCCTTCCAAACCCATGTGGCCATGTTGCTTTTTGGAATTTTACTCCTGATTTTGGGGATTCAGCTTGTTTCCATGGGACTCATCGGCGAAATGCTGGTGTATCAGTTTAGAAAGAATAAAGGAAAATCAGGAGGTGATGATGACACAGGATGATTCCTACCTTTTTACGGTCATTATCCCCACCTATAACCGCCTGTCTGAAATCCGGGAATTGCTGGTATCCCTCCGCGACCAGGTGTTTTCACCGGCGAATTTCGAGGTTCTTATAGTGGATGACGGCTCTACAGATAAAACTGAGGAATTTGTTGAACGTTTCAGTCATGAAACATCCCTGAATCTTCGTTTTATCCGGCAGGATCACCAGGGACCCGGTGCTGCACGAAATCTGGGTATGAAACATGCA
This window of the Candidatus Neomarinimicrobiota bacterium genome carries:
- a CDS encoding glycosyltransferase family 2 protein, which gives rise to MIDVSLVIPVLNEEGTLKTLTDKILTVLRSENLQGEIYFINDGSTDQTPEILDTLVKDIEQVSVIHFRRNKGKAAALQAGFRQVKGRYVITMDGDLQDDPEEIPRLLAKLKEGWDMVSGWKKVRHDPLSKTLPSKLFNKTTSLLTGIRIHDFNCGLKAYRKEVVQSISLYGELHRYIPVLAKMEGFRVTEIPVTHHPRTSGKSKYGAGRMFKGFFDLITVLFLARFTLRPMHFFGMLGLLSVIVGVGVEVWVLILKYAYHEPFQTHVAMLLFGILLLILGIQLVSMGLIGEMLVYQFRKNKGKSGGDDDTG
- a CDS encoding tetratricopeptide repeat protein, yielding MSACSSRKALISTSEEKQRTYPTTAVQKFAYGELYRQAGDFARALMEYEEAASIDSLSPVIYARIGETYMALNRMAKARNAFLESVELNPDQPGLYDMIALTLVMDGKAAEAEKIWLNLIENYPGYEDAWYNLSDFYFERKDTAKGLDILQRLFKKDPDNTDVLGRIVDVLHQLGRYESSIPYLEKLISLVPDYSRFYQSLYKTYMELERTEEARKTLLRWREQVNPSPQVELLYADQLIRNGEWDKALDVLYQGHAVWPGQWAFPHLMAIVYIEKEEPDSVRKYYNIALNEGTALPIAYRNYALWLADQDDIRTALDVILEGRDLHPDDQDLMYMEALLLDESDEPVKAIQVLENLRTLQPDNENVLQMLAALYDRTGQSSRAEELYEILLAKNGENPLILNNYSYLLADHKKDLSKAWSMIQKALSLEPENGAYLDTAAWILYRLGRYPEALNYINRALSVLPDDYEMLYHKAMILLSLNQGREASQLLQKSLEKNPDYKPARDQLEAMNHD